A genome region from Sphingobium sp. CR2-8 includes the following:
- a CDS encoding PilZ domain-containing protein, with the protein MQNALARIEPERRENPRIASNVPCTIFWAGLYEYATIRNISIYGAQLEGFCFPPVGTAVTILVDDVEFCASIIWADGEKCGVLLEHEVDPAAFIRQHAIRPIVENTRDPAAVTQVLFC; encoded by the coding sequence ATGCAAAACGCGCTTGCCCGCATCGAACCTGAGCGTCGCGAAAATCCTCGCATAGCGTCCAACGTGCCATGCACGATATTCTGGGCCGGGCTGTATGAATATGCCACGATCCGAAACATTTCCATCTATGGCGCCCAACTCGAAGGTTTCTGCTTCCCGCCCGTCGGCACGGCCGTCACGATCCTGGTTGATGACGTCGAATTTTGCGCGTCGATCATCTGGGCCGATGGCGAAAAATGTGGCGTATTGTTGGAGCATGAGGTCGACCCCGCTGCCTTCATTCGCCAACATGCCATCCGGCCTATCGTGGAAAATACGCGCGATCCCGCTGCGGTGACGCAGGTCCTGTTTTGTTAG
- a CDS encoding isochorismatase family protein, with translation MTIKATPTPGKSLITPTDHTLVMIDFQSQMAFATKSISTELLRNNAALVANAAAGFNVSTILTTVAVDSFSGPMFSEITDAFPNQPLLDRTSMNTWEDAAVIDEVNRIGKERLIFAGLWTSVCIVGPVASAIDQGFDVYFISDACGDISQEAHERAVERMIQLGAKPMTSLQYLLELQRDWARTETYDMTTGFAKKWGGAYGLGITYAKTMFNASEAH, from the coding sequence ATGACCATCAAAGCAACCCCGACCCCCGGCAAATCCCTGATCACGCCGACCGATCACACCCTCGTCATGATCGACTTCCAGTCGCAGATGGCCTTTGCCACAAAGTCGATTTCGACCGAGCTTCTGCGCAACAACGCGGCTCTGGTCGCCAACGCAGCCGCCGGGTTCAACGTCTCCACCATCCTGACCACGGTCGCCGTCGATAGCTTCTCCGGGCCGATGTTCAGCGAGATCACCGACGCCTTCCCGAACCAGCCGCTGCTCGACCGCACCTCCATGAACACCTGGGAAGACGCGGCCGTCATCGATGAGGTGAACCGCATCGGCAAGGAGCGCCTGATCTTTGCGGGCCTGTGGACCTCGGTCTGCATCGTCGGCCCCGTCGCCTCGGCGATCGACCAGGGCTTCGACGTCTATTTCATCTCGGACGCGTGCGGCGATATTTCGCAAGAAGCGCATGAGCGCGCCGTCGAGCGGATGATCCAGTTGGGTGCCAAGCCGATGACGTCGCTCCAGTATCTCCTCGAACTGCAGCGCGATTGGGCAAGGACCGAAACCTACGACATGACCACCGGCTTCGCGAAGAAGTGGGGCGGCGCCTATGGCCTGGGAATCACCTACGCCAAGACCATGTTCAACGCCTCCGAGGCGCATTGA
- a CDS encoding alpha/beta fold hydrolase, with amino-acid sequence MDEHVLLSGGENRMTRQRWMRSLIAIAISMIVAPVMAQTARSDVELKSLYALPASQFVELDGERIHYVDEGEGPTIMLLHGSFGSLRQWNGWADRLKKQYRVVRFDLPPAGLSGPSPTADYSLERNLAIIDALRQRLNLGRFLLVSTSSSGLIGAAYAALHSDHLTGLIYSNAPVGKLVMDSSRFSDALKQAVARMLRTKAITRTNIGGRSSFITWRIRAR; translated from the coding sequence GTGGACGAGCATGTTCTTCTCAGCGGGGGAGAAAATAGGATGACGCGTCAGAGGTGGATGAGGTCGCTGATTGCAATCGCCATATCGATGATCGTTGCCCCAGTCATGGCACAGACGGCGCGGTCGGATGTCGAACTCAAATCCCTTTATGCTTTGCCAGCTTCGCAATTCGTCGAACTTGATGGCGAGCGCATCCATTATGTGGATGAAGGTGAGGGGCCGACGATCATGCTGTTGCACGGCTCCTTCGGCAGCTTGCGGCAATGGAACGGGTGGGCCGATCGTCTGAAAAAACAGTATCGCGTCGTCCGTTTCGACCTGCCCCCGGCCGGCCTCTCAGGCCCGTCTCCCACCGCCGATTACTCGTTAGAGCGTAACCTTGCGATCATCGACGCGCTGCGCCAGCGACTGAATCTGGGCCGGTTCCTTCTGGTGTCGACATCCAGCTCTGGCCTGATCGGCGCTGCCTATGCGGCCTTGCATTCCGACCATCTCACCGGCCTGATCTACAGCAATGCGCCCGTCGGCAAGCTGGTGATGGACAGCAGCAGATTTTCCGATGCCCTGAAACAGGCCGTGGCGAGGATGCTACGCACAAAAGCTATCACAAGGACGAATATTGGCGGCAGATCATCCTTCATAACGTGGAGGATAAGAGCAAGGTGA
- a CDS encoding DUF1427 family protein: MKAYILSLGAGLIVGLVYSLMGVRSPAPPVIALVGLAGILLGEQLIPVAKRFASLPELARFVRQDGVHHVLGELPTHGKRDA, from the coding sequence ATGAAAGCCTACATCCTCTCCCTCGGCGCCGGCCTGATCGTCGGCCTCGTCTACAGCCTGATGGGCGTCCGTTCTCCTGCTCCCCCGGTGATCGCTCTTGTGGGGTTGGCTGGCATCCTGCTCGGAGAACAGCTGATCCCGGTCGCCAAGCGCTTTGCCAGCTTGCCGGAACTGGCCCGCTTCGTCCGCCAGGACGGCGTCCATCATGTGCTGGGCGAGCTGCCGACCCATGGAAAGCGCGACGCATGA
- a CDS encoding alpha/beta fold hydrolase: MTPELVREWTDLNNRYLLMPPASQRPASHERTIDDLPRISAPTLFLWGAQDHEASVEGDAKRGMALLAVKDKQLVVIPRCGHMLPIDCDDRALAGAMPFIRRVTKTAR, translated from the coding sequence GTGACGCCGGAACTGGTGCGCGAATGGACGGATCTGAACAATCGCTACCTGCTGATGCCGCCCGCCAGCCAACGCCCGGCGTCGCACGAACGCACGATCGACGATCTACCCAGGATTTCCGCGCCCACGCTCTTCCTCTGGGGCGCGCAGGATCATGAAGCGAGCGTGGAAGGCGATGCCAAACGGGGCATGGCGCTGCTGGCTGTGAAGGACAAGCAGTTGGTCGTCATTCCCCGTTGCGGCCATATGCTGCCCATCGATTGCGACGACCGCGCGCTGGCAGGCGCGATGCCCTTCATCCGCCGCGTGACGAAGACGGCACGGTGA
- a CDS encoding thiamine pyrophosphate-dependent enzyme, with amino-acid sequence MTTVAQVIIDTLQAAGVRRCYGIPGDTLNHVTDAIRQSDIRWVHVRHEEAAGFAAGADAMLTGELAACAGSCGPGSLHFINGLFESHRNRAPVVLIASQIVRDELGFDFPQEVDFKSVYASCSVFCEEIRTPAQARRMTAMAAQSALAKRGVAILIVPADVSSAKAPDEPDFAVHRAAPVVRPSDTELDRLADAINGGKRVAIYGGSGCELAHDSVVALAARLKAPVARTSRAKDFLEHDNPFDVGMTGIFGSEAGYHALMSCDVLLLLGCDFAWRQYYPEKATILQVDLDGTHLGRRHPVDIGVVGDIKPTLNALLPRIVQREDDAFLEDCLEHHRKAEAAQAKHATVGKGGAIHPQYLTETISRHAAPDAVFTADGGSPMVWSLRHIASTGRNRTVVSLSHGTMANAMPQALGAKAAFPDRQVISLSGDGGIAMLLGDLLTAVQEKLPIKVVVYNNGALDFVEIEQKVEGLLDAYTDLINPDFARVAEAIGFKGRRVEKAEELDAAVQAWLAEPGPALLDVVTDRFELVMPPNVQAGQVAGMALYSAKAVLGGRGKDVVGMLRNLLS; translated from the coding sequence ATGACGACAGTCGCACAGGTCATAATCGATACGCTTCAGGCAGCGGGTGTGCGCCGTTGCTACGGTATTCCGGGCGATACGCTCAACCATGTCACCGACGCGATCCGCCAGAGCGATATCCGGTGGGTGCATGTCCGGCATGAGGAGGCGGCCGGCTTTGCCGCAGGCGCCGACGCCATGCTGACCGGCGAACTGGCGGCCTGTGCGGGCTCCTGTGGTCCCGGCAGCCTGCATTTCATCAACGGCTTGTTCGAATCCCATCGCAACCGCGCGCCGGTCGTGCTGATCGCCAGCCAGATCGTGCGCGACGAACTGGGCTTCGACTTCCCGCAGGAGGTGGATTTCAAGTCCGTCTACGCCTCGTGCAGCGTCTTTTGCGAGGAAATCCGCACCCCCGCGCAGGCCCGTCGGATGACGGCGATGGCCGCGCAAAGCGCGCTCGCGAAACGCGGCGTCGCCATATTGATCGTGCCCGCCGACGTGTCGAGCGCGAAGGCGCCGGACGAACCCGACTTTGCGGTGCATCGCGCCGCGCCTGTCGTGCGGCCTTCGGACACGGAACTGGACCGGCTTGCCGATGCGATCAACGGCGGCAAGCGCGTCGCCATCTATGGTGGATCGGGCTGCGAACTGGCGCATGACAGCGTCGTCGCGCTTGCCGCGCGCCTCAAGGCTCCGGTCGCCCGCACATCGCGCGCGAAGGATTTCCTGGAGCATGACAATCCCTTCGACGTCGGCATGACCGGCATCTTCGGCAGTGAAGCGGGTTATCATGCGCTGATGTCGTGCGATGTCCTGCTGCTGCTGGGCTGCGATTTCGCATGGCGGCAATATTATCCGGAAAAGGCGACGATCCTTCAGGTCGATCTCGACGGCACCCATCTGGGTCGTCGCCATCCCGTCGATATCGGCGTGGTCGGCGACATCAAGCCGACCCTGAACGCGCTGCTGCCCCGCATCGTTCAGCGCGAGGACGACGCTTTTCTGGAGGATTGCCTGGAGCATCATCGCAAGGCGGAGGCGGCCCAGGCCAAACATGCCACGGTGGGCAAGGGCGGGGCGATCCATCCCCAATATCTGACCGAAACCATATCGCGCCACGCCGCGCCGGATGCCGTGTTCACCGCAGATGGCGGGTCGCCGATGGTCTGGTCGCTGCGCCACATCGCGTCGACCGGGCGCAATCGCACGGTCGTCAGCCTCAGCCACGGCACCATGGCCAACGCCATGCCGCAGGCGCTGGGCGCCAAGGCGGCCTTCCCGGACCGGCAGGTGATTTCGCTGTCGGGCGACGGCGGCATCGCCATGCTGCTGGGCGATCTGTTGACGGCGGTGCAGGAGAAGCTGCCGATCAAGGTCGTCGTCTATAATAATGGCGCGCTCGACTTCGTGGAGATCGAACAGAAGGTGGAGGGGCTGCTCGACGCCTATACCGATCTGATCAATCCCGATTTCGCCCGCGTGGCCGAAGCGATCGGCTTTAAGGGACGCCGGGTGGAGAAGGCGGAGGAACTGGACGCCGCCGTGCAGGCATGGCTCGCTGAACCGGGACCGGCTCTGCTCGATGTCGTGACAGATCGTTTCGAACTGGTCATGCCGCCCAATGTGCAGGCGGGGCAGGTTGCGGGCATGGCGCTCTATTCGGCCAAGGCGGTATTGGGCGGTCGCGGCAAGGATGTGGTGGGCATGCTCCGGAACCTCCTGTCATGA
- a CDS encoding amidohydrolase yields MMSRRQWLASAAATTALTAPMESFAMTQTDLILTNAKVTTLDRENPQAQAVAIRDGKFLAVGTEQEVRAAAAPNARVVDAGGRRLIPGLIDSHIHVIRGGLNYNMELRWEGVPTLADAMAMLKKQVENTPPPQWVRVVGGFTEHQFAEKRLPTIAEINAAAPDTPVFILHLYDRALLNAAALRAVGYTKDTPNPPGGEIVRDAKGNPTGLLLAQPNATILYSTLAKGPKLPQDYQLNSTKHFMRELNSLGVTSVIDAGGGSQNYPDDYEVIDKLHKDGELTLRIAYNLFTQKPKEELKDFASWSTQIKPGDGDDSYRHNGAGEMLVYSAADFEDFRVARPDMPAEMEGDLEPVIRLLAERRWPWRLHATYDQTISRALDVFEKVNKDVPLEGLNWFFDHAETISDRNIDRIAALGGGIAVQHRMAFQGEYFVERYGAKAAEATPPIKKMMDAGVPVGAGTDATRVASYNPWVSLSWLVTAKTVGGLTLYPVRNRLDRETALRLWTEKNTWFSNEVGKKGQIKAGQLADLALLSDDYFSVAESEIAHLRSVLTILGGKIVYGEGNFGPLAPEAPKAMPDWSPVATFGGHWRRDDCAKKMASACGCASSCNVHGHDHAAALGASVPAADVQSFWGVMGCGCWAV; encoded by the coding sequence ATGATGTCCCGCCGCCAGTGGCTCGCCAGCGCCGCCGCCACAACCGCCCTGACTGCACCTATGGAAAGTTTCGCCATGACCCAGACCGATCTCATCCTCACCAACGCCAAGGTCACGACGCTGGACCGGGAAAACCCGCAGGCTCAGGCAGTGGCGATCCGCGACGGCAAATTCCTCGCCGTCGGCACCGAGCAAGAGGTCCGCGCCGCCGCCGCGCCCAACGCCCGTGTCGTCGATGCTGGCGGCCGCCGTCTGATCCCCGGCCTGATCGACAGCCACATCCACGTCATTCGCGGCGGCCTCAACTATAATATGGAACTACGCTGGGAGGGCGTGCCGACCCTCGCCGACGCCATGGCCATGCTGAAGAAGCAGGTCGAAAATACCCCGCCGCCGCAATGGGTGCGCGTGGTCGGCGGCTTTACCGAGCATCAGTTCGCCGAGAAGCGCCTGCCCACGATCGCCGAGATCAATGCTGCTGCCCCCGATACGCCGGTCTTCATTCTCCACCTCTACGACCGCGCGCTGCTCAACGCGGCGGCGCTGCGGGCGGTAGGCTATACGAAGGACACACCCAATCCGCCGGGCGGCGAGATCGTCCGCGATGCGAAGGGCAACCCGACCGGCCTGCTGCTGGCCCAGCCCAATGCGACAATTCTCTATTCGACGCTGGCGAAGGGACCGAAGCTGCCGCAGGATTATCAGCTGAACAGCACGAAGCATTTCATGCGCGAGCTGAACTCGCTGGGCGTCACCAGCGTGATCGATGCGGGCGGCGGCTCGCAAAATTATCCCGATGACTATGAAGTCATCGACAAGCTGCACAAGGATGGCGAGCTGACCCTGCGCATCGCCTACAATCTGTTCACGCAGAAGCCCAAGGAGGAGTTGAAGGACTTCGCCAGTTGGTCGACGCAGATCAAACCGGGCGACGGCGACGACAGCTATCGCCACAATGGCGCGGGCGAGATGCTGGTCTATTCGGCGGCCGACTTCGAGGATTTCCGTGTCGCCCGTCCCGATATGCCAGCAGAGATGGAGGGTGATCTCGAACCCGTCATCCGCCTGCTCGCCGAGCGCCGCTGGCCCTGGCGTCTGCACGCGACGTACGACCAGACTATCTCCCGCGCGCTCGACGTGTTCGAGAAGGTGAACAAGGATGTTCCGCTTGAAGGTCTCAACTGGTTCTTCGACCATGCAGAGACGATCAGCGATCGTAATATCGACCGGATCGCGGCCTTGGGCGGCGGCATTGCGGTGCAGCACCGCATGGCGTTCCAGGGCGAATATTTCGTCGAGCGTTATGGCGCAAAAGCCGCCGAGGCGACGCCGCCGATCAAGAAGATGATGGATGCCGGCGTGCCGGTGGGCGCGGGCACCGATGCGACCCGTGTCGCCAGCTACAACCCGTGGGTGTCGCTCAGCTGGCTGGTGACGGCGAAGACGGTAGGCGGCCTGACGCTCTATCCGGTACGCAACAGGTTGGACAGGGAAACTGCGCTTCGTCTGTGGACCGAAAAGAACACGTGGTTCTCGAATGAGGTCGGCAAGAAGGGGCAGATCAAAGCAGGCCAACTGGCTGACCTGGCGCTGCTATCCGACGATTATTTCAGCGTAGCCGAAAGCGAGATCGCGCATCTGCGCTCTGTGCTGACCATATTGGGCGGCAAGATTGTCTATGGCGAGGGCAATTTCGGCCCACTTGCCCCGGAAGCGCCCAAGGCCATGCCCGACTGGTCGCCCGTTGCGACCTTCGGCGGCCATTGGCGGCGAGACGACTGCGCGAAGAAGATGGCATCGGCCTGCGGCTGCGCCTCCTCCTGCAATGTCCATGGCCATGACCATGCGGCGGCGCTCGGCGCAAGCGTACCCGCTGCCGACGTCCAGAGTTTCTGGGGCGTCATGGGCTGCGGCTGCTGGGCCGTCTGA
- a CDS encoding amidohydrolase family protein has product MTLPARRRDLLAAIAMTAAAGRFAPASAALAMNKDAPEERAIEPDLAIVDPHHHMRDYRDLTPGQERYLAADFLSDILRSGHRIIQTLFVECGIMYRPDGPVERRSLGETDYIARLGDDVAARRPPTCAIAAGIVGKVDLRVGARADDLLRAHMEAGGGRLKGIRNSIAWDAYPPLAGMGLNKDLLTDPAFLEGFKALEPLGLSFDIWLFHPQIASLTALARRFPGTSIIVNHCGGPLGIGPYADRQAEVRRDWGRAMAELATCPNVCVKLGGLGPFGPRPEESMKEAGSSVLAAQWRPFIERSIDLFGVERCMFESNWPANAGVASYGATWNAFKIIARGASATEKSHLFRRTAQKVYQL; this is encoded by the coding sequence GTGACCCTGCCCGCACGGCGTCGCGATCTGCTGGCCGCTATCGCCATGACGGCGGCGGCGGGGCGATTCGCGCCTGCATCGGCAGCGCTGGCAATGAACAAGGACGCACCCGAGGAAAGGGCGATCGAACCCGATCTCGCTATCGTCGATCCCCATCACCACATGCGCGATTATCGCGACCTGACCCCCGGGCAGGAACGCTATCTGGCGGCGGATTTCCTGTCGGACATCCTGCGCAGCGGCCATCGGATCATCCAGACCCTATTTGTCGAATGCGGGATCATGTACCGGCCCGACGGACCAGTCGAGCGCAGATCGCTTGGGGAAACGGACTATATCGCTCGCCTGGGCGACGACGTCGCGGCCCGACGGCCGCCGACCTGCGCGATCGCGGCGGGGATCGTGGGCAAGGTCGATCTCAGGGTCGGCGCGCGTGCCGACGATCTGTTGCGCGCCCATATGGAGGCGGGGGGCGGACGTCTGAAGGGCATACGCAATTCCATCGCATGGGATGCTTATCCCCCGCTTGCTGGCATGGGACTCAACAAGGATCTGCTGACGGATCCCGCCTTCCTCGAAGGGTTCAAGGCGCTCGAACCGCTTGGCCTGAGTTTCGACATCTGGCTTTTCCATCCGCAGATAGCGTCGCTGACCGCCTTAGCCCGGCGCTTTCCCGGGACCAGCATCATCGTCAATCATTGCGGCGGCCCGCTGGGCATCGGTCCCTATGCCGACCGGCAGGCGGAGGTTCGCAGAGATTGGGGCCGGGCCATGGCGGAACTGGCTACCTGTCCCAATGTCTGCGTCAAGCTGGGTGGTCTTGGTCCGTTCGGCCCCAGGCCGGAAGAAAGCATGAAGGAGGCTGGTTCATCGGTCCTGGCTGCGCAATGGCGTCCCTTCATCGAACGGAGCATCGACCTGTTCGGCGTCGAACGATGCATGTTCGAAAGCAACTGGCCCGCCAATGCCGGTGTCGCGTCCTATGGGGCGACATGGAACGCGTTCAAGATAATCGCACGCGGCGCCTCTGCGACGGAAAAGAGCCATCTGTTCCGTAGGACTGCCCAAAAGGTCTATCAATTATAA
- a CDS encoding alpha/beta fold hydrolase — MSNFVTTTDGVDIFFKDWGAKDAQPIMFHHGWPLSSDDWDAQMLFFLSKGYRVVAHDRRGHGRSAQVDFGHDMDHYAADAAAVVAHLDLKNAIHVGHSTGGGEVARYVAQYGQPQGRVAKAVLVSAVPPLMAKTGANPDGLPMAVFDGIRAALAANRAQMFRDFPTGPFYGFNRPGATAQPGVIDNWWRQGMMGSALAHYEGIKAFSETDQTEDLKAITVPTLVLQGDDDQVVPYKNAALLQAQLLPNATSKIYPGYSHGMLTVNADVLNADILAFIQS; from the coding sequence ATGAGCAATTTTGTCACCACCACCGACGGCGTCGACATCTTCTTCAAGGACTGGGGAGCCAAGGACGCCCAGCCGATCATGTTCCACCATGGCTGGCCGCTCTCCTCGGACGATTGGGATGCTCAGATGCTGTTCTTCCTTTCCAAGGGCTATCGCGTCGTCGCCCATGACCGCCGCGGCCATGGCCGCTCCGCGCAGGTCGATTTCGGCCACGACATGGATCATTATGCGGCCGACGCCGCTGCCGTCGTCGCGCATCTCGACCTCAAGAACGCCATTCATGTCGGTCACTCCACCGGCGGCGGCGAAGTGGCGCGCTATGTCGCCCAATATGGCCAGCCACAGGGCCGCGTCGCCAAGGCGGTGCTGGTCAGCGCCGTTCCACCCCTGATGGCGAAGACCGGTGCCAATCCCGATGGCCTGCCGATGGCGGTGTTCGACGGTATCCGCGCGGCGCTGGCAGCGAACCGTGCGCAGATGTTCCGCGATTTTCCCACCGGGCCTTTCTACGGCTTCAATCGCCCCGGCGCGACGGCTCAGCCCGGGGTGATCGACAATTGGTGGCGTCAGGGCATGATGGGCAGCGCGCTTGCCCATTATGAGGGGATCAAGGCTTTCTCGGAAACCGATCAGACCGAGGATCTCAAGGCGATCACGGTCCCCACGCTGGTGCTGCAGGGTGATGACGACCAAGTCGTGCCCTATAAGAACGCCGCCCTGCTGCAGGCGCAGCTGTTGCCGAATGCGACGTCCAAAATCTATCCGGGCTATTCGCACGGTATGCTGACGGTGAATGCCGACGTGCTGAACGCCGACATTCTCGCCTTCATCCAGTCCTGA